Within Bifidobacterium dentium JCM 1195 = DSM 20436, the genomic segment AAACGATTTTCAGCGAGGATATCGTGTTGTCTGGGCGGGTCGCCGATGGTCGAGATCATGCGTGGACGTCGTCGTCAAACGTGCAGGCCGGACGCTTGACGGTCGTCGGTGCGATCTTGCCCGGTGCGGGCATGCACTTCAGATGATAATTCCGGCGCAGTGATCGACCTCATGCTGAATGATCTGCGCGGTGAAACCGGTGAACGCGGCATGGCGTTCGCGGAATTTGCGGTCGAAATACGTCACCTCGATGCGTTGGTGGCGCACGGTGTGGCGTTCTCCTTGAAGGGAAAGGCATCCTTCGGAGGTGTCGAACGCGCCGTCCCTCGCGGTGATTTCGGGATTGAACATGATGAAGATGCGGCCGCCGAAATCCTCATCCACAAAGGCGATGATGCGCTTGGAGACGCCGATCATGTTCGCGGCCATACCGACGCAACTATTGCGGTGCGCGTCAAGGGTGTCCTTGAGGTCCTGAGCCACGGCAAAGTCCTCGTCCGTGTTCTGCGCGTCCCGGGACGGTTGTTCCAAAAACGGGATGGATGTCATGATCTCTCGCTGCATGCCCTATTCCTTCCTTCCGTGTGACGGATTTCCTCATTGTACGTACGGTGTAGTTCCCTATATCGCTTATAGATGGCGGGTCCAAGTTGCGTTTAGGGTTAAAAACACAGAAAACGTACCCCCTAACCATAGGGTCTCGTGGATTATCCGCCATCTATAAGCGAGATGCGGTCAACGCTGGTAGGTCCAGCGCCCGCTTAGCATGGTACCGACTATGTGTTCGGGCATGGCCTGCATGGATTCCGGTTCATCGATGATGCTTGGGTCGCGGTCGAGCAGCACCAGATCGGCGTTGTCTCCGACCCGCAGATCCGTGCGCCCCTGTGCGGTGGACGATGCGAGGGCGTGTTCGAAGTCAAGGCACTGTTCCGGCTGGAACGGTTCCCGGTCGGAGCTTTCCGTACCGAACACGGCGGCGGAAATAGCCAACCATGGGTCGAGAGGCGCGACCGGCGCGTCGGAACCCATAAGAAGTTTCGTTCCGGCTTCGTGCAATGCGTTGAATGCGTAAGGAACTCCGGTCGGATTGCCCCAGAATCGAGTGATGACGTCGCGGTCATCCATGGCATGTTGCGGCTGGATGCTCGCGGCGAGACCAAGTTGCGCCAACCTCGGGATATCGCTTTGCTTAAGCATCTGGGCGTGCTCGATGGAACCATGGGCATGAGTACGCTCTGCGCAGTCGAGTACGACGGTGTTCGCCTTATCCCCGATGGCATGGCAGGCGATGTCGAAGCCATGCTCGGTGGCCAATCGCATGTAGGATTCGATCTGTTCCGGCGTATAACTCAAGGTTCCGAATGTTTCCGGAGTGACGCCTGAGTATGGTGTGGAACAGTAGGCGGAACGAGTGTTCAAGGATCCGTCCGAGATCATCTTCATCGCGCCGACGTGCCCAAGGCCATGGCTTCCGGGAAGTTCGTCCCCGGTGTGCCATCCGTCATCGATGGCCTGCCGGAGGCGCTCCGGATACACGCCGGCCTGAACTCGAAGTCCATCAAGGCCCTGCGCGAATCGGTCGATCCAAGTGCCGATGTTTTCGGCCATTTCGTAGTCGCGGATACCGACCACACCTTTGCGTGCGGCGTCGAGCTCGGCGTTGCGTAGGAATCCCATCAGTTCACTGGCGGCGTTCGGCCCCTTGTCAAGCTTGCAGTAGGCGTCGAACCATTCCAGCTCCCCGACCAATCCAGATTCGTCGACGTGCACGCCAAGCTTTTCGGCGGCGGCGGAGTTCACCCAGCCGCAATGCATGTCGGCGCTGGACAGGGCGACCGGCTGATTTCCCGTGACGGCGTCGATGGAAGCCAGCGTCGGCTGCGCGTCATCGGCCCACAGGGAGTGTCTGAACCGCATGCCGACCACGTATTGGTCCGGATTGAGCGTGCCCTTCGCGCGCCGTGCGTCCAAATGTTCGCGGAGCATGTCAAGGGCTTCTTCGGCGCTGCGGGCCTCAATCAGATCCAATCGTCCCAGGGTGTACGACCACTGGGTGAAGTGCGTGTGGCGGTCCCATAGTCCGGGAATGACCCATGTGTTTGAGAAATCATCGGATGGGTTGACCTTGGCGATCCGACCATCTTCGATTTCGAGATCGACTGACGTGTCCGTGCCTACGAATCGTAGGCCTTTCAGACTTGTCTCCTTGCTCATGCGTCCTCTTTTCCGTTGAGTGGGCCCGTTGTGCCCACGATACCGTTCAACGATTCCGTGCGCCGTTCGTTATCCACTTATCCACAAGTTTTTAGGGGTCTGTAGACAGTGCATTGTCGGCTCCTTTACCTTTTGTGTATGGGCAATGGGGCACAGTATTCGGAGGAACTTGCGATGGCAAGGGCCCGAACCGTCGAACGATGCCTGGCGGCGCAGCGAAGGACCGGCAGGCAGTTGGTCTTCGCCTTGGGCACCGCATTGGATTTGCAGGGTATCGAGCGGCCCAGATATCCACATGGCAGTGGTCTCGCTGATGGGCTGTATGCGGTGATCGGAAGTAATGGTTCCCGTACGGTGTTGCGGGATGTGCGTCTGGTGCTCTGGCCCGGGCCGCAGAATCATGTCTCGGCTTATCTTGGCCGCTTGCGCTGTACCGACCCCGTGACGACTTGGGCGATGCATGCCAATCGGCTGGAAGACGAGGAACTGGTCGTGTTGGGGGATTCAATGATGCGGCGCAATGGGCGTTTGAAAAGGGCCGGGCTTGAGGATTTCCAGTTGTATGTCGACCGGCTTGATGATCTTGAGCGGTATGCTGACCTGAAAAGAACCCGGGCCATACGGGGGATCACAAAGATGAGAAGGGCCATCCGCCTGATGAGGGAGGATACGGATTCCTCTCAGGAGACGAGAACGAGAATCGCTCTGATGCGCTACGGACTTCCCTGCCCGGAAGTGAACCACCCCATCAGAATCGGAAGGTCTTCGCAGATGTTCCTTGCTGACATGGCTTATCCCGATTTGAAGGTCATCGTTGAATACGATGGTCGTCATCATGCCTCCCAATGGTTGGCGGATATCAAAAGGCGCGAGGCATTGGAGGATGAAGGGTGGCTGTATGTTCAGGTGACCGCCGAGAATCTCGCGGATGAGTCATCCCAGGAGATGTTGGCCGAACGTGTGGCCCAGAGGATGTCGCGGCATTCGGTCAAGCCGGTGAAATTGCGCGATCGAATGATCGTGAGGGAGATCGTTGACGGGCGCAGGAAGCACGGATGAATGGTTATCTTGCTTATAGATGGCGGATACCAGCCGGCATAGCCGGCTTAGGGGGCATCTTTCCTCTGTTTTATGTTTGCCGGTCGTCTGGTATCCGCCATCTATAAGCGAAATAGCGCTACCTTGAATCCATCTACTGTATGGAGGCTAGGGCCTGATCGAGATCGGCGATGATGTCGGCCGCGTTTTCGATGCCACAGCTCAGACGCACCAGATCGATGCCCACGCCGGCTTCCTCAAGCTGTTCGTCGGTAAGCTGACGATGCGTGGTGCCCGCCGGATACAGCGTGCAGCTGCGCGCATCGGCCACATGCGTGGCGATCGACACCATCTTCAGGTGGTCGAGGAATGCGGAGACCTTCTCGCGTCCGCCCGGCACGCCGAAGGAAATCACACCGCAAGTGCCGTTCGGCATGTACTTCTCGGCCAGCGCATGGTACTTGTCACCTTCGAGCCCCGGGTAGCTCACCCAGCTGATGCGCGAATCGGCATCCAGCCACCGGGCCACGGCCAGCGCGTTCGCGCAATGGCGTTCCATGCGTACGCCCAACGATTCCATGTGCATGCCCATGATCCACGAGCTGATCGGGGCCGGCGTGGAGCCGAAATCACGCATGAGCTGTGCGGTGGCCTTGGTGATGTAAGCCGCCTTGCCGAACTCCTTCGCGTAGGTCACGCCATGGTAGGACTCGTCCGGCGTGGTCAGGCCGGGGAACTTCTCCGCATGCGCCATCCAATCGAAGTCGCCGGAATCCACGATCGCGCCACCCACGCAGGAGCCATGGCCGTCCATGTATTTGGTGGTGGCGTGGGTCACGATGTCCACGCCGTATTCGAACGGTCGGCAGTTGATCGGCGTCGGGAAGGTGTTGTCGACGATCAGCGGCACGCCATGGCGGTGCGCGGCGCTCGCAAACTTCTCGAAATCCAATACGATAAGCGCCGGATTGGAAATGGATTCGCCGAACACGGCCTTGGTGTTCGGCCGGAACGCCTCCTCGAGTTCCTCCTCGGTGCATTCGGGACTCACGAACGTGCATTCGATGCCCATCTTGCGCATGGTCACGTTGATGAGATTGAAGGTTCCTCCGTAGATTGCGGAGGAGGCTACGATGTGGTCGCCGTTGTTGCAGATGTTGAACAAGGCGAAGAAGTTCGCCGCTTGGCCGGATGAGGTCAGCATCGCGGCGGCGCCGCCTTCCATCTCGCAGATTTTCGCGGCGATGGTGTCGTTGGTCGGATTCTGCAGGCGAGTATAGAAGTATCCGGCTTCGGATAGGTCGAACAGCCGGCTCATCTGTTCGCTGGATTGGTATTTGAAGGTCGTCGCCTGAATGATCGGTGGCGTGCGGGATTCGCCGTTGCCTGGCTGGTAGCCTCCCTGCACGCAGGTGGTGTCGACGTTTTCGTACATGGTATCAACTCCTTCGCGCATCTTCGCGGCATGTGTGATGCTGCAACAAACATGGCTACTTTAGCATTGCGCGGGCATTCGGCTGTTTTCCAACGGAAACGCCGAATAGTTCAGCGAATTGACAAACTTAGGTAGATGAATTTATTATGTACATCAAGACGGGCGGAAGTCCGCCGGGAAGAATGCTTTACCAAAGTAAAAACCAACAGCAAAGGAGCACCCCATGGGTCTGTGGGATATCGATAAGATTCCGTATGTCGGTCGCGAAAAGGGACCGCAGGAAGGTCTGGCTTTCCACTACTACGACGCCGATAAGGTCGTCGCCGGCAAGAAGATGAAGGATTGGCTGCGCTTCGGCGTCGCTTGGTGGCACACCTTCGATCAGGAGCTCGTCGATCCGTTCGGCACTGGCACCTCCCAGCGTCCATGGTACGGCAAGTACTCCAATGCCATGGATCAGTCCCTGGCCAAGGTCGATTACGCCTTCGAGTTCTTCCAGAAGCTCGGCGTCGAATACTTCTGCTTCCATGATCGCGACATCGCTCCGGAAGGCGACACCCTGCGCGAGACCGACGCCAACCTCGACAAGATCGTCGACAAGATCGAGGAGAACATGAAGTCCACCGGCGTCAAGCTGCTGTGGAACACCTCCTCCCTGTTCACCAACCCGCGTTTCGTCTCCGGCGCCTCCACCTCTCCGTTCGCCGACATCTACGCATATTCCGGTGGCCAGCTGAAGCACTCCCTCGAGATCGCCAAGCGTCTGGGCGCCGAGAACTATGTGTTCTGGGGCGGCCGCGAAGGCTATGAGAACCTGTGGAACACCCAGATGAAGCGTGAGCAGGAGCACATGGCCAAGTTCTTCCACATGTGCCATGAGTATGCTCAGGAGATCGGCCTGGATGCCCAGTTCCTGATCGAACCGAAGGCCAAGGAGCCGACGATGCACCAGTACGACTTCGATGCATCCACCGCCATCGCCTTCCTGAAGACCTACGACATCGACTTCATGAAGCTGAATCTGGAAGGCAACCACGCCAACCTGGCCGGCCATACCTACCAGCACGAAATCCGTACCGCCCGTGAAGCCGGCGTGCTCGGCTCCCTCGACGCCAACCAGGGCGACAAGCTCATCGGCTGGGACATGGATGAGTTCCCGACCGACCTGTACGAGACCTCCACCGTCATGTGGGAAGTCCTCGCCGCTGGTCAGATCGGCCCTCACGGTGGCCTGAACTTCGACGCCAAGCCGCGCCGTACCTCCTTCTACGCCGAGGATCTGTTCCGCTCCCACATCGCTGGTATGGATTCCTTCGCCGCAGGCCTCCTGGTTGCCGCCAAGATGCACGAGGACAAGTTCATCGAGAACCTGCAGGCCGAGCGTTACAGCTCCTACGACTCCGGAATCGGCGCGACCATCGAAGACGGCACCGCGACCCTGGCTTCCCTCGAAGAGTACGCTCTGGACATCCCGCAGGCCAAGCTCATCGAGGCCACCAAGTCCGATCATCTTGAGTCCGTCAAGGCCACGATCAACAACTACATGGTCGAGGCTCTGGCCGAGGCCTGAGTTGAGGTCCGGGTTCGTCCGAACCCATGATTCATCACTGAATCGCACAGTCCGGCCCGACTGCAACGGGGCCGTGTAAGGCGAACCGGGGCATCGTGCCCCGGTTCCCTCCGATCTTTCTCTCCTGATACTCCTTCCAAGAAGGTCGCCTGCGGGGCAGCATAGCCCGCAGGCGATTTTCCGTTGTACGCATCACTTCGAGATGTTCGATTCTTTACCGCGAGATCCGTCCGCAAAGGCGCGAGCCATGACGATTGCAGCAACAACCATCACCAATCCGATTCTCAGTGGCATGTATCCCGATCCAAGTTGGATCTGGGATGACCTTCGTGGGCAGGTCGTACTTGTCAATTCCTCATTCGAATGTGTTCCCGGTCTGCCGATCCATGTGTCCGAAGACCTTTCGCATTGGAGCCATGTGGCCGATGCCATCGATGCCGATATGGCCCGACGTCTGCTGATTCCGTTCGTTGAGGATTCGGGTGGCGTCTATGCTCCGACCTTGCGCAGCATCGCGGGCAAATATGTGATCGCCTCCACGGTGGCCCGCATCGACATGGATAAGGCGATTGCGGCGGGGTGTGCACGGTCGGAACTGGATGATGCGATACGGTCCGCAGGTAATTTCATCATCGAAGCCGACGCGATTGAGGGACCTTGGCGTGGCCCGTTCTGGATTTCCGGTGCGGAGGGCATTGATCCGGATGTGTTCGAGGACCGGGACGGCAATGTGTATTGGACGCAGACCAGACCCGCCATTCATCCGCAGTGGGAGGGACAGACCGAAATCTGGACCCAACGCATTGATGCGGATTCCTGGTCATTACTCGAAGATGGGGCTCCGGCTGGCCGAGGGAAGACGATTATCTGGCGTGGATACGGTATGGAGGCGGTATGGGCCGAAGGGCCGCATTTGTACCGTATCGGTGATTACGTATATCTGCTGACGGCTGAGGGCGGTACGGGTTTCGAACACAGTGAGATGGCCATGCGGATGTATGCTCCGAATGGTTTGGCTGAAGCGTTCGCCAAGTATGAACGTATGGCCGTCGAAGTGGGGGAGCGGATACCGTCGGTGCGCGAAGGCGAACGGTGCTACTTGGGCAATGCGATTCGCGCGTTTCATGTCGATAGGAAGAATCCGATACTCACGCATCGCCATTGGGGCATGTCCGAACCGGTGCAATGCGTCGGTCATGCGGATTTGCTGCAGCATCCGCAATTCGGTTGGTGGATGATGGCCGGGTTCTGGCCGAATTCGATGCGCGGTTCCTGAGTGCGGAATGGGCGGGTGGTTTTGTTGGCTGTATGGCGGGATTGTCCGATTAGGTCGAGGCATATGCGCGGGATGGCGCGGCTCGACCGTTCCGACCTGACTATTGGTTCAACTGCTGCGTGCTATTACGCACCACCAGCGACGTGGGCATGATGACGTGCGGTTGCAGTACGTCATCGGTGGTCAGCGCTTCGACGAGCATGCGTACCGAGGCGCGAGCCATGTCCTGCAGAGGCTGTTTGACGGTGGTCAATGCCGGACCGAGGAAGGATGCCGTCTGCACGTCGTCGAAGCCGACGACCGACAAATCCTCCGGAATGCGTAGTCCGAGCTGTCTGGCAGCTTCGTACACGCCCATCGCTTGCAGGTCGCTGCCGGCGAAGATGGCGGTCGGCCTGTGTGGGTTTTCCAGTAGCGAGATGGCCTGCGCGTAACCTCCCGGGGTGGTGAAGTCGCCTTCGGTGATGAGTTCAGGGTCGGCGGAGATGCCGTGTTCCGCAAGGGCGGACGTGTATCCGTCGAGACGCGCTTTGGAGCACATCATTTCCTCCGGGCCGGTGATGATGCCGATACGTTGGTGTCCGAGGGCGAGCAGATGTCGGGTGGCGATCACGCCACCGGTCCAATTGTCCGCCTGTACGGACAATGTGGCCGGATCCGGGTCTCCGAATGGGTCGAACAGAACGAAGGGAATGCCGCGGGAATGCAGTTTGTTCCGTTCGATGCGGGTCAGGTTGGAGAAAACGAGGATGGCGCCGGCGATTTGCCTGCGCAACATGTTGTCGATCCAGGTCGAGTCGGGATGCCGACGGTCGCCGCCCTCCGTGGTGATGACGCTGAGGTCATGCAGTTTGGCTTCCCGAATGGCGCCGCGCATGACTTCCAGGGCCCAGACGTTATCGAAGTCCTGGAAGACGATTTCGATGAGTTTTTGTTTTTTGCCGGTTGTCGCCTTGCGTGAATAGCCGTATTTTTTGAGGACGGCGTTGATGGTTCGTCTGGTTGCTTCGGATACGTCCGCACGTCCGTTGAGCGCCTTGGATACCGTGGCGAGGGAGTAGCCGGTTTCCTTGGCGATGTCGGCCAGTCTGATTGACTGTTTGCCATGTTCTGTTGCTTTACGAACCATGAGTGGGTCTCCTTCTGACATCATTCTATACGCTTGGAGAGCGAAAGTTTCGAATTACGGATTTCGAAACTTTCGGATTATGTGGATGTATTGGATTCGTTGAAATATCAACGATTTTTGAAGTTAGTTTGGTGAGTATATTAATTTGACTCGCAATATATTATTCAATTATCCTAGTGATACAACGAAATTAAAACGAAAATTTCGAGGCAAGATGAATCAAAGGCCGATTCCATCTTTCCAAGCTGATATGCGTTGCGAACGTTTCATCAGCTGTTCGCCAATCCATCGTTGATATGCGCTTTCGAAGCTTTCGTTCTTTCGATGCCGTCAGTATCGATGGCGATTCATAACAAGGAGAAGACAATGAAGTTCAAAACCGCTGCCGCGGCCGCACTGGCCGTGGCCACCATACTGGGCATGGGAGCCTGCGGCTCCACTGATTCCAGCTCCGGAGGAAAGACCGAAATTGTGGTGTGGGAGAATTCCACCACCGGTGACGGCAAGAAGTTCTGGGAAGACGCCGCTGCCGCTTATGAGAAGAAGAATCCCAACGTTCATATCAAGATCGAAGCCATTCAGAATGAAGATATGGATGGCAAGCTCCAGACGGCCTTGCAGGATCCTGATTCGGCGCCGGACGTCTTTCTTGCACGCGGCGGTCAAAAGTTGCGTGATGTAGTTGAGGCAGGCCAGGCGATGGACCTGACCGATAAGATTTCCGATACCGTTAAGACCCAGATGAAGACGGCACTTGCCGCGGATACCATCGATGGAAAAATCTATGGTGTTCCGCAATCCGTGCTCCCCGGCGGAATCTGGTATTCCAAGGATTTGTTTGCCAAGGCCGGAATCACCGAGGTTCCGACGACTTGGAGCGAATTTGCGACGGCAGTGCAGAAACTCAAGGATGCAGGCATTACGCCGATTGCCGTAGGTGGCAAGGACGCCTGGCCCGCCGCGCATTGGTGGTACTGGTTCGCCCTTCGTGAGTGCTCGGCCGATACGTTTGAAAAGGCGCAGTCCACCAAGGATTTCAGTGATTCCTGCTGGACCAGAACGGGAGATGATGTTCAGAAGTTGCTTGATCTTGATGCATTCAATGATGGCTTTCTGACCACGTCGGCGCAACAGGGCGCAAGCTCATCCGCAGGTCTTCTTGCCAACCATATGGCTGCCATGGAGCTTATGGGAGGTTGGGAACCGGGTGTGGTCCGTGACCTCACTCCCGACAAGAAGGATATGGCGGATCTTGGGTATTTCGCTTTTCCCACCGTTGAAGGCGGACAGGGTGATCCCAGCGCGATTATGGGCGGTTCCGATGGCATGACCGTAGGCGCTTGGGCACCTGAAGAGGCTGTCGATTTCCTGAATTTCATTTCGGAGAAGGAATGGCAGGAGAAGTTCGCCAAGGCATTTGCTACGATTCCAGCTTCTAAGGAGGCGCAGGATGCGGTGACCAGTGACGCATTGAAGCAGGTTTTGTCGGTGTACGACAATGCGTCTTCGGTCTCCATGTGGCTGGACACGGTGTTCGGACAGAACATCGGCAACGCCCTTAATGAGGGTGTGGTCAACATGATGGCCGGCAAAGGCAGCGCCGAAGACATCGTCAAGGGTGTTGAGAAAGCGGCTGCCAAAGGCTGACGATATCGACCGGATGTGGGGGCTTGCCGGAAGCGGGCAGGTCCCCACGGCGCAAAGAGGAGATTCCACCCATGTCAAAGCGTTGCGATCAAAGCGGGATTCGACCGAATGGTCTGTCGGATACGGCTCGTAAGCATTTCGAGATTGGAGTGCTTTCGATTCCTGCCCTAGTGATGTTCC encodes:
- a CDS encoding peptide deformylase, with product MQREIMTSIPFLEQPSRDAQNTDEDFAVAQDLKDTLDAHRNSCVGMAANMIGVSKRIIAFVDEDFGGRIFIMFNPEITARDGAFDTSEGCLSLQGERHTVRHQRIEVTYFDRKFRERHAAFTGFTAQIIQHEVDHCAGIII
- a CDS encoding amidohydrolase, whose amino-acid sequence is MSKETSLKGLRFVGTDTSVDLEIEDGRIAKVNPSDDFSNTWVIPGLWDRHTHFTQWSYTLGRLDLIEARSAEEALDMLREHLDARRAKGTLNPDQYVVGMRFRHSLWADDAQPTLASIDAVTGNQPVALSSADMHCGWVNSAAAEKLGVHVDESGLVGELEWFDAYCKLDKGPNAASELMGFLRNAELDAARKGVVGIRDYEMAENIGTWIDRFAQGLDGLRVQAGVYPERLRQAIDDGWHTGDELPGSHGLGHVGAMKMISDGSLNTRSAYCSTPYSGVTPETFGTLSYTPEQIESYMRLATEHGFDIACHAIGDKANTVVLDCAERTHAHGSIEHAQMLKQSDIPRLAQLGLAASIQPQHAMDDRDVITRFWGNPTGVPYAFNALHEAGTKLLMGSDAPVAPLDPWLAISAAVFGTESSDREPFQPEQCLDFEHALASSTAQGRTDLRVGDNADLVLLDRDPSIIDEPESMQAMPEHIVGTMLSGRWTYQR
- a CDS encoding DUF559 domain-containing protein — protein: MGTALDLQGIERPRYPHGSGLADGLYAVIGSNGSRTVLRDVRLVLWPGPQNHVSAYLGRLRCTDPVTTWAMHANRLEDEELVVLGDSMMRRNGRLKRAGLEDFQLYVDRLDDLERYADLKRTRAIRGITKMRRAIRLMREDTDSSQETRTRIALMRYGLPCPEVNHPIRIGRSSQMFLADMAYPDLKVIVEYDGRHHASQWLADIKRREALEDEGWLYVQVTAENLADESSQEMLAERVAQRMSRHSVKPVKLRDRMIVREIVDGRRKHG
- a CDS encoding O-acetylhomoserine aminocarboxypropyltransferase/cysteine synthase family protein, yielding MYENVDTTCVQGGYQPGNGESRTPPIIQATTFKYQSSEQMSRLFDLSEAGYFYTRLQNPTNDTIAAKICEMEGGAAAMLTSSGQAANFFALFNICNNGDHIVASSAIYGGTFNLINVTMRKMGIECTFVSPECTEEELEEAFRPNTKAVFGESISNPALIVLDFEKFASAAHRHGVPLIVDNTFPTPINCRPFEYGVDIVTHATTKYMDGHGSCVGGAIVDSGDFDWMAHAEKFPGLTTPDESYHGVTYAKEFGKAAYITKATAQLMRDFGSTPAPISSWIMGMHMESLGVRMERHCANALAVARWLDADSRISWVSYPGLEGDKYHALAEKYMPNGTCGVISFGVPGGREKVSAFLDHLKMVSIATHVADARSCTLYPAGTTHRQLTDEQLEEAGVGIDLVRLSCGIENAADIIADLDQALASIQ
- the xylA gene encoding xylose isomerase: MGLWDIDKIPYVGREKGPQEGLAFHYYDADKVVAGKKMKDWLRFGVAWWHTFDQELVDPFGTGTSQRPWYGKYSNAMDQSLAKVDYAFEFFQKLGVEYFCFHDRDIAPEGDTLRETDANLDKIVDKIEENMKSTGVKLLWNTSSLFTNPRFVSGASTSPFADIYAYSGGQLKHSLEIAKRLGAENYVFWGGREGYENLWNTQMKREQEHMAKFFHMCHEYAQEIGLDAQFLIEPKAKEPTMHQYDFDASTAIAFLKTYDIDFMKLNLEGNHANLAGHTYQHEIRTAREAGVLGSLDANQGDKLIGWDMDEFPTDLYETSTVMWEVLAAGQIGPHGGLNFDAKPRRTSFYAEDLFRSHIAGMDSFAAGLLVAAKMHEDKFIENLQAERYSSYDSGIGATIEDGTATLASLEEYALDIPQAKLIEATKSDHLESVKATINNYMVEALAEA
- a CDS encoding LacI family DNA-binding transcriptional regulator; amino-acid sequence: MVRKATEHGKQSIRLADIAKETGYSLATVSKALNGRADVSEATRRTINAVLKKYGYSRKATTGKKQKLIEIVFQDFDNVWALEVMRGAIREAKLHDLSVITTEGGDRRHPDSTWIDNMLRRQIAGAILVFSNLTRIERNKLHSRGIPFVLFDPFGDPDPATLSVQADNWTGGVIATRHLLALGHQRIGIITGPEEMMCSKARLDGYTSALAEHGISADPELITEGDFTTPGGYAQAISLLENPHRPTAIFAGSDLQAMGVYEAARQLGLRIPEDLSVVGFDDVQTASFLGPALTTVKQPLQDMARASVRMLVEALTTDDVLQPHVIMPTSLVVRNSTQQLNQ
- a CDS encoding ABC transporter substrate-binding protein; amino-acid sequence: MKFKTAAAAALAVATILGMGACGSTDSSSGGKTEIVVWENSTTGDGKKFWEDAAAAYEKKNPNVHIKIEAIQNEDMDGKLQTALQDPDSAPDVFLARGGQKLRDVVEAGQAMDLTDKISDTVKTQMKTALAADTIDGKIYGVPQSVLPGGIWYSKDLFAKAGITEVPTTWSEFATAVQKLKDAGITPIAVGGKDAWPAAHWWYWFALRECSADTFEKAQSTKDFSDSCWTRTGDDVQKLLDLDAFNDGFLTTSAQQGASSSAGLLANHMAAMELMGGWEPGVVRDLTPDKKDMADLGYFAFPTVEGGQGDPSAIMGGSDGMTVGAWAPEEAVDFLNFISEKEWQEKFAKAFATIPASKEAQDAVTSDALKQVLSVYDNASSVSMWLDTVFGQNIGNALNEGVVNMMAGKGSAEDIVKGVEKAAAKG